GCGGCGTTCGCTGGCATCCGCGAGTCCGTCGACATCGTGGTCACCACCTTCGCGATCGCGGCGCGCGACCACGAGTTGCTGTCCTCACGACCCTGGCATCGGATCGTGGTCGACGAGGCCCAGCACCTCAAGAACGTGAACACCATTGCGGCCAAGGCGGTTCGGACGGTCCCCGCCGACCACCGACTCGCCCTCACCGGCACCCCGGTTGAGAACCGCCTGGAGGATCTCCGCGCCGTCATCGACCTGGTCAACCCCGGCCTGCTCGGGTCCGCGTCGGTGTTCCGCGCACGCTACGCCGAACCGATCGAACGGGATCGTGACCCGGCCGCCCTCCGACGGTTGTCGGCGATCACCCGGCCGTTCATCCTGCGCCGCGAGAAGACCGATCCGGCGATCGCCGCCGACCTCCCGGAGAAGGCGGACTTCGCCGTCCGGGCCAACCTCACCGTCGAGCAGGCGGCGCTGTACCGCGCGGTGATCGACGAACTGATGGCGGCACTGCGCGACAAGCAGCAGCGCACACTACGACGCCGCAACGTGCTGGCCGCACTGACCCGCCTCAAGCAGGTGTGCAATCACCCCGCGCATTATCTCGCCGATGGCACCGACCTCGTCCGCGACGGCGAACACCGCTCCGGCAAGGTCGAATTGCTGGCCGACATCGTCTCCACCGTCGCCGAGGAGGGCGACCGCGCATTGGTCTTCACCCAGTTCGCCGCCTTCGGTGACATGCTGTCGTCGTGGTTGTCCGCGGAGTTCGGCAGTGAGATCCCGCTTCTGCACGGCGGTCTGGGCCGCACCGAGCGCGACCGCCTCGTCGCCGATTTCCAGTCCGACGACGGGCCGCCGGTCCTGCTGGCGACGCTGAAGGCCGGCGGCACCGGGCTCAACCTGACCGCGGCCAACAACGTCATCCATGTCGATCGGTGGTGGAACCCGGCTGTCGAGGACCAGGCGACCGACCGCGCCTACCGGATCGGCCAGGACCAGAAGGTGTCGGTGCATCGGTTCGTCTGTGTCGGCACCATCGAGGAGCGCATCGACGACATGATCGCCAAGAAACGTGAGCTGTCCCGGCTGACGGTCGAGGCCGGCGAGAACTGGGTGTCCGACCTCGCCGACGACGAGCTCTTCGAACTCTTCCGGCTGCGCGACGAGGCGGTCAGCGAATGACGGTGCGCAAGAAGGGCACGCAACGACGCGGTGAGCGTGGCACGATCGCGGTCCGCGGCTATGGCCTCACCTCGTGGTCACGCGCCTTCGTCGATGTCGTCGAGGGCCGCGGCGCCGACGGCGAATCGGTCGCCGACAGCCGTCGTATCACCAAGGCGCGCAGGTATTTCCGCGATCGGCATCTGCGCGGCCTGCGGATCGACGCCGGCCGGGTGACCGCCTCGGTGGAGGGCACCCAGCTCGAGCCGTTCGACGTCATCCTGACCACCCGCACCGTCGACACACCGACACTTGCGAACCTTCTCCGCGAGCGCAACGCTGTCGATGAACTCATGCTGCTCACCCGCGGCGAACAGCCGCCGGCGCTGGGTGAGCTGCTGGTGCCCACGGAATCCGCCGACGTCGAGACCGACTGCACGTGCCCCGACGAGGCGCCGCGGTGCATCCATGCTCTCGTCACCTGCTACGAGGTGGCCGCCGAGATCGACCGCACCCCGTTGACCCTGCTGACCGTGATGGGCACCGACCTGCGAGCGCTGCTGGCCGAGATCGATTCTCGCCCACCGGTATCACGGACCGCGGACGACGCCCAGTCCGCGGAGTCGTTGCAAGTCGACGACTACTACGGCACCGCCTCGACGTTGCCTCCGCTGCCGTCGCCGTCGCGGATGAACCCGCTGACCGCGCTCGACGGCGGCGAACTACGGGCGGCGTTGCGCGCCACCGGCGTCGCGCCCGCCGACATCGCCGAGGCGATCGACGAGCTCGGCGACCTCTACGACCGTCTCACCGCCGGCGGTTCGTAGCGCCAATGCGCATATAGCACGCATTGACGCTACGAAATCCTCGGTGGGACTAGAAGTCCCAGTCCTCGTCCTCGGTGTTGACGGCCTTGCCGATGACGTAGGAACTGCCCGACCCGGAGAAGAAGTCGTGGTTCTCGTCGGCGTTGGGCGACAGTGCCGACAGGATCGCCGGGTTCACGTCGGTCTCGTCGCGCGGGAACATCGCCTCGTAGCCCAGATTCATCAGGGCCTTGTTCGCGTTGTAGCGCAGGAACTTCTTGACGTCCTCGCTCAGCCCGACCTCGTCGTACAGAGCCTCGGTGTAGTCACTCTCGTTGTCGTAGAGCTCGAACAGCAACTCGAAGGTGTAGTCCTTGAGCTCCTGACGACGCTCCGGGGTCTCGACCTCGAGTCCGCGCTGATACTTGTAGCCGATGTAGTACCCGTGCACCGCTTCGTCGCGGATGATGAGGCGGATCAGGTCGGCGGTGTTGGTGAGCTTCGCGCGGCTCGACCAGTACATCGGCAGGTAGAAGCCGGAGTAGAACAGGAACGACTCGAGCAGCGTCGAGGCGACCTTGCGCTTCAGCGGGTCGTCGCCACGGTAGTAGTCCATGACGATCTGCGCCTTGCGCTGCAGCTGCTCGTTCTCCTCCGACCAGCGGAACGCCTCGTCGATCTCCTTGGTGGAGCACAGTGTCGAGAAGATCGAGCTGTAGCTCTTGGCGTGCACCGACTCCATGAAGGCGATGTTGGTGAGCACCGCCTCCTCGTGCGGAGTGGTGGCGTCCGGGATCAGCGACACCGCGCCGACCGTGCCCTGGATGGTGTCGAGCAGGGTGAGACCGGTGAACACCCGCATGGTGAGCTGCTTCTCGTATTCGGTGAGCGTGCCCCACGACGGGATGTCGTTGGACACCGGCACCTTCTCGGGCAACCAGAAGTTGCCGGTGAGGCGATCCCACACCTCGGCATCCTTCTCGTCGGGCACGCGGTTCCAGTTGATCGCCGAGACCCGGCTGACCAGCTTGAGCTTCTCAGACATGGCAGATGTCGCTTTCTTCACTCATCGGGTTTGGCTACATCGTCGATGCAGTACTGACACGTGCTCTTGAACACGCCTTTGTTCGTGTGGTGCCTGGTGTGGGCATTCCGTTTGCTCGAGGGCTTTGGACGCCCCCTCTGAGCGTCGGACATCTTGCGGCGTGTCTCCTCGCTCGCGCGCCGCCCGAAGTTCGGATTTCCCTCGCCTTTTCGTTGCTCCGACAGTCGAGCGCGAGCTTCCTCCGACATGACGCGCCCGTAGCTGGGGTGAGCAGGTCCGAACTTCCCGAAGTTCGGATTTGCTTCTCCGGTGATAGAGCCTCTGCGCTGGACCGACCACTTCTCACGCTGTTCGTCGGAGTGCTTGAGACCATAGAACGGATTGTCATCCGCAAACCGGCTCAGCCCCTTCCGTCCAGTGGAACGAACCCGAGCCGCTTCTCGCATCTCCCCGGTCCAAACCACCCCGGTAGGACCCAATCCGCCCTCTGCCAGGTTCAGCAGCGGTTGGCCGTCGCGCTTGAGGTAGGCGATCCAAGCGATCTCGGCCTCCCCCAACTCGTTGAGTCCTTCGACGAACTGCAACTCGTCCGCCAAAACGTTGTCGCGATCTTGCAATCGGAGCCAGTCATAGAACGGTGTCTTTCTTCCGGCCGCCGCGACTTTGAAGTGTTGCCGCAGCCGCTGCTGCCCAGTTTTTGTGGTGAGCCCGATGTAGCGATAGTCATACGCGGCCCGCAACCGAACCCCGTAGATCACGCCGCCTGTGGCCGGAACCATGTTCGTACGCAACGGTTCACACTCAACAGGTCACAACATGCAGCTGACGCAATTTTCCACCTCGGTCCCCTCGAGCGCGATCTGGCGCAGGCGGATGTAGTAGAGCGTCTTGATGCCCTTGCGCCATGCGTAGATCTGCGCCTTGTTGACGTCGCGCGTGGTGGCGGTGTCCTTGAAGAAGAGCGTCAGGCTGAGGCCCTGGTCGACATGCTGCGTGGCCGCGGCGTAGGTGTCGATGATCTTCTCGTACCCGATCTCGTACGCGTCCTGGTAGTACTCCAGGTTGTCGTTCGTCATGTACGGCGCCGGGTAGTAGACGCGGCCGATCTTGCCTTCCTTGCGGATCTCGATCTTGGCGGCGACCGGGTGGATCGAACTGGTCGAGTGATTGATGTAGCTGATCGAACCGGTCGGCGGGACGGCCTGCAGGTTCTGGTTGTAGATGCCGTCACGCTGGACGGCGGCCTTCAGCTCACGCCAGTCGTCCTGGGTCGGGATGGCGATCCCGGCCTGCCCGAACAGGTCTCGCACCTTCTGGGTCGCCGGTTCCCACACCTTCTCGGTGTACTTGTCGAAGAACTCACCGCTCGCGTACTTCGACTTCTCGAAGCCGGTGAACGCCCGGCCGCGCTCGGCGGCGATCCGGTTCGACGCGCGCAGCGCGTGATAGAGCACCGTGTAGAAGTAGATGTTCGTGAAGTCGATGCCTTCTTCGCTGCCGTAGAAGACCCGCTCACGCGCCAGGTATCCGTGCAGGTTCATCTGCCCCAGGCCGATGGCGTGAGACTGGTTGTTGCCGTGCTCGATCGAGGGCACCGACGTGATCGTGGTCTGGTCGCTCACCGCGGTGAGGCCGCGGATCGCGGTCTCGATGGTCTGGCCGATGTCGGGCGAATCCATCGTCTTGGCGATGTTCAGCGAACCCAGGTTGCACGAGATGTCCTTGCCCACTTCGGCATACGACAGGTCGTCGTTGAAGGTCGACGGCGTCGACACCTGCAGGATCTCCGAGCACAGGTTGGAATGCGTGATCTTGCCGTCGATCGGGTTGGCCCGGTTCACCGTGTCCTCGAACATGATGTACGGGTATCCCGACTCGAACTGCAGCTCGGCGAGGGTCTGGAAGAACTCGCGCGCCTTGATCTTGGTCTTGCGGATGCGACGGTCCTCGACCATCTCGTGGTACTTGTCCGTCACGTTGACGTCGGCGAACGGTACGCCGTAGACACGTTCGACGTCGTACGGACTGAACAGGTACATGTCGTCGTTGGCCTTGGCCAGCTCGAACGTGATGTCCGGGATGACCACACCGAGCGACAGGGTCTTGATACGGATCTTCTCGTCCGCGTTCTCGCGCTTGGTGTCGAGGAAGCGGTAGATGTCGGGGTGGTGCGCGTGCAGGTACACCGCGCCCGCGCCCTGCCGGGCACCGAGCTGGTTGGCGTAGGAGAAGGAGTCCTCGAGCAGCTTCATGATCGGGATGACACCCGAACTCTGGTTCTCGATCTTCTTGATCGGCGCACCGTGCTCGCGGATGTTGCTGAGCAACAAGGCAACTCCGCCGCCGCGCTTGGAGAGCTGCAAGGCCGAGTTGATCGACCGGCCGATCGACTCCATGTTGTCCTCGATACGCAGCAGGAAGCACGAGACGGGTTCGCCGCGCTGCTTCTTGCCGGAATTGAGGAAGGTCGGCGTCGCCGGCTGGAACCGGCCGTCGATGATCTCGTCGGTGAGGTTGCGCGCGAGGACCGTGTCGCCGTCGGCCAGGGTCAGCGCCACCATGCACACGCGATCCTCGAAACGCTCCAGGTACCGCTTGCCGTCGAACGTCTTGAGCGTGTAGCTCGTGTAGTACTTGAACGCCCCGAGGAAGGTCGGGAAACGGAACTTCTTGCTGTAGGCGTGCCCGAAGAGGCTCTTGACGAACTCGCGGTCGTACTTCGCGAGGACCTCGGGCTCGTAGTAGTTCTCCTCGACGAGGTAGTCGAGCTTCTCGTCGAGATCGTGGAAGAAGACCGTGTTCTGGTTGACGTGCTGCAGGAAGTACTGGTTCGCGGCTTCGCGATCCTTGTCGAACTGGATCTTGCCGTCGGCGTCGTACAGGTTGAGCATCGCATTGAGAGCGTGGTAGTCGAGCTCGCCCGGGTCGTGTCCCGAGGGCCCGGGGTGCACACCCGACTTGCTGGCTGAAGTGGTGTCCGAGACGGCGGCGGTGGGCGACACGACAGATGACTCCTGCGGGTAGTGGTGGCTGTTACCGAGGGCCGGTGCGGCCAGAGTATGGGAGGGGTACGACAAAGCCTGATCGAGCGGAATCCGCAGGTCAGGCAGGCGAGGCGCTGAGCGACACACTCGCCGCGAACGCCGGACTCTGGGCGAACTCGGCGAGTCCCGCGCGGACGCGGTCGACATCGTCGGAGGTGCCCATCAATTCGAATCGGTAGAGATAGGGAACGCCGCATTTGCGTGCGATGACGTCGCCGGCATAACAGAACTCCTCGCCGAAGTTCGTGTTACCCGCCGCGATCACCCCTCTGATCGATGATCGATTGTGTTCGTCGTTGAGGAAGCGGATGACCTGCTTGGGAACGTAGCCGCCGGGTTGCCCCGTCGCCTTGCCCCCGCCGTAGGTCGGGCAGACCAGGACATACGGCTCGTCGACACGGAAAACACCGGTCCGATCGAGGACCGGGATGCGCACGGCGCGCATGTCCAGTTTCTCGACGAACCGGTGGGTGTTCTCCGAGACGGAGGAGAAATACACGATCAACGGCGATTCTGCCGCCATGTCTCCTCCAGCCGGTAGTTCTCGTGATCTCGCCGGCCGTGTCCGGCCCGGCACTGTCGGTGTCAACGCCGTGAGCGGCGTGACCATTTCCTCGATGACCTCGCGATGCGATGTGATCCGGCTTCCCCGTCGGATCGCCTCTGCACCGCCGGTCGGGCGGGCGATGTCACCGTGATGGTGACGGCAGATCAGGCAGCGGCGGTGGCGAGTGCCTTGATGCGGTCGGGACGGAAGCCCGACCAGTGCGCGTCGCCGGCGACCACGACGGGTGCCTGCAGGTAGCCGAGCGCCATCACGTAGTCACGCGCCTCGGCATCTTCGCTGATGTCGACGATCTCATAGGACAGACCCTGCTTGTCGAGGGCCTTGTAGGTGGCATTGCACTGGACGCAGGCCGGCTTCGTGTAGACGGTGATAGACATTCGGAGGTACTCCTCGGGTCGTAGGAATCGCCAGTGACGTGCGGTTTCCCAGCGTGAAGATGGTGACCTGGATCACCATCGTGGTGGCTTTCTCCGAGGAGTCGAACTGCTTCTCGTCGTCTGCCTGACTGGTAGCTCAAACACTACACCTAGTGGCTGACATTTCTGGTCACCACAAGGGCTTGTGAATAACATTGATGGAAGACATGCAGGTCGGAGCGGTGCACGATCACAAATCCCCCGCGTGTCCTCCGCGTGTCCGGCGTGTCGTTCACAGGCTGTCCCGAGGCGGTCCACAACATGTCCACCGACCATCCACATCCGCCCCCGGTCGCACTCGCGGCCCGACGCCGGCACCCCCGGACACGACGACGCCGCGCCGGGCAAGGGCCGGGCGCGGCGTCGGGACGTCGGTGTGGGGTCAGGCGCTGACAGCGACCTCGTCGACGAGCCGGGTGACGGACGCGACGACCTTCTCGACGACCTCCGGAGAATCCAGGCCGGCCTCGGGCAGTGCCGCGAGCTGCAGACCGAGGTCGGCTTCCGCGATCGCGCGACCGCCGGCGATGCCGACCGACTTACGGGTGTCCTCACGGGTCCACGCGCCGCCGTACTGGCCGAGGGCCGCGCTCAGCACCGCGACGGGCTTGCCCGTGAGCGCGCCGGTGCCGTAGGGCCGAGACAACCAGTCGATGGCGTTCTTGAGTGCGGCGGGGATGGTGCCGTTGTACTCGGGGGTCGCGATCAGCACGCCGTCGGCGGCGCCGACGACCTGGCGCAGGTTCGCCACGGCTGGGTCGAGCTGCTCCTCGATGTCGATGTCCTCGCTGTAGAACGGCAGCGAGCCGAGATTGTCGACGACCGTGATGGAGACTCCCGACGGCGCATTGTCCGCGGCCAGGTGGGCGAGCTGGCGGTTGACCGAGGCCGTACGCAGGCTTCCGACCAGCGCGACCAGTTCGACGACTCGTTCCGACATGTGATTCCTCTCGATGGCACAGGAGTCCGTGGAAGTCCACGCGACCTTGTCTACGACATGCTCTAACCGGACCAGGGTCCGATTCATTCCGCATCTGGTCAAGGGTTACGCTCATCACGTGCCAAACGGGCCCGACCACTCCCCTCTCCACATCTCTCTCAATTCTTCGGGGACCGAACGTGCCGACGCCGCACGTAACCGGCGTCTGTTGCTGGCTGCCGCCAAGAACCTCATCGATCACCACGGTGCGGCCGCGGTGACGATGGAGGCGGTTGCCCGCGAAGCGGGTGTGGGCAAGGGCACAGTGTTCCGGCGCTTCGGCAGCCGGACCGGGCTCATGCTCGCTCTCCTCGACCACAGCGAGTCCGAGATCCAGCAGGCGTATCTGTCCGGTCCGGAGCCGCTGGGTCCCGGCGCTCCCCCGCTCGACCGACTCCTCGCCTACGGTCGCGCTCGCCTCAAGCTCACCGCCGACCACCTCGACATCCTGCTGGAGGCCGGCGCCGGCGCCGAGGACTTCATGAGTCACCCGGTGGCCCGAACGTCCACCCAGCATGTGCAGATCCTGTTGCGCCAGTTGGGTTTCGACGGCGCCCTGGATTTCCTGGCCCTCACTGTCCAGGCGCCGCTCTCGGCGAGTTCGGTCCGCTACCTGTTGGTGGACGTCGGGCTCGACCTCGAGACGATCACCCATCAGTGGCAGGACATGGTCACCGCGCTCGTCACCGGACACGACCGGTCCTGACCCGTCGGGTCCATCCCGGTCACGACGTCCTCGCGGCGGCGGTCAGGCGGCGAGGTGTCCGGCGTACTCGCCGCGCGCCGCGGCTCGCGGACACCTAGCCTGGGTTCCTGTGAAAGCTGTGATCATCGGCGCCGGTATGGGCGGGACCTCGGCGGGCATCGCGTTGCGACAGCTCGGGCACGAGGTCGAGATATACGAGCAGGTCACCGAGAACCGCCCCGTCGGCGCGGCGATCTCGGTGTGGTCCAACGGGGTCAAGTGCCTGAACCACCTCGGCCTCGAAGCCGAGACCGCCGCGCTGGGCGGCATCGTCGATTCGATGAGCTACATCGACGCATTCACCGGAGAGACGATGTGTCGCTTCAGCATGGCACCGCTCATCGACGAGGTCGGGCAACGTCCTTACCCGATCGCACGCGCCGAACTCCAGCTCATGCTCATGAACGCCTTCGGCCACGACGAGATCCGGTTCGGCAAGAAGATGGTCGCCGTCCACGACGGTCCGGACGGCGCCACTGTCGAATTCGCCGACGGCACCACTGCCCAGGGTGATGTCGTCATCGCCGCCGACGGTGCGAGATCGCTTGCCCGCGACCATGTGCTCGGTCACGCGGTCGAGCGTCGTTACGCGGGGTACGTGAACTTCAACGGACTCGTCCCGATCGACGAGGACATCGGACCGGCCACCGAATGGACCACCTACGTGGGCGATTCGCGTCGGGTATCGGTGATGCCGGTGGCGGGCAACCGGTTCTACTTCTTCTTCGACGTGACCATGCCCGAAGGGGTTCCGTTCGAACGTGGAACCGCACGCGAGGTGCTCGCCGAGGAGTTCGCCGGATGGGCGCCCGGCGTCCAGAAGCTCATCGAGACACTGGATCCCGCGACCACCAACCGCGTCGAGATCCTCGACATCGATCCGTTCCACACCTGGGTCCGGGGACATGTAGCACTACTCGGCGACGCCGCACACAACACCACCCCCGACATCGGGCAGGGTGGTTGTTCGGCGATGGAAGATGCGATCGCCCTGCAGTTCGCCTTCCGTGATCACCCCGACGACCTGCACGCGGCCCTCACGACCTATGAGGCGTCACGCACCGAACGGGCCGCCGACCTCGTGCTCCGCGCACGCAAGCGCTGCGACGTCACGCACGGCAAGGACCCGGAGGCGACCGCGGCCTGGTACGAGGAACTGCGATCCGAGGACGGCACCAACGTCATC
The genomic region above belongs to Gordonia hongkongensis and contains:
- the nrdF gene encoding class 1b ribonucleoside-diphosphate reductase subunit beta, with the protein product MSEKLKLVSRVSAINWNRVPDEKDAEVWDRLTGNFWLPEKVPVSNDIPSWGTLTEYEKQLTMRVFTGLTLLDTIQGTVGAVSLIPDATTPHEEAVLTNIAFMESVHAKSYSSIFSTLCSTKEIDEAFRWSEENEQLQRKAQIVMDYYRGDDPLKRKVASTLLESFLFYSGFYLPMYWSSRAKLTNTADLIRLIIRDEAVHGYYIGYKYQRGLEVETPERRQELKDYTFELLFELYDNESDYTEALYDEVGLSEDVKKFLRYNANKALMNLGYEAMFPRDETDVNPAILSALSPNADENHDFFSGSGSSYVIGKAVNTEDEDWDF
- a CDS encoding NUMOD3 domain-containing DNA-binding protein — translated: MVPATGGVIYGVRLRAAYDYRYIGLTTKTGQQRLRQHFKVAAAGRKTPFYDWLRLQDRDNVLADELQFVEGLNELGEAEIAWIAYLKRDGQPLLNLAEGGLGPTGVVWTGEMREAARVRSTGRKGLSRFADDNPFYGLKHSDEQREKWSVQRRGSITGEANPNFGKFGPAHPSYGRVMSEEARARLSEQRKGEGNPNFGRRASEETRRKMSDAQRGRPKPSSKRNAHTRHHTNKGVFKSTCQYCIDDVAKPDE
- the nrdE gene encoding class 1b ribonucleoside-diphosphate reductase subunit alpha — translated: MSPTAAVSDTTSASKSGVHPGPSGHDPGELDYHALNAMLNLYDADGKIQFDKDREAANQYFLQHVNQNTVFFHDLDEKLDYLVEENYYEPEVLAKYDREFVKSLFGHAYSKKFRFPTFLGAFKYYTSYTLKTFDGKRYLERFEDRVCMVALTLADGDTVLARNLTDEIIDGRFQPATPTFLNSGKKQRGEPVSCFLLRIEDNMESIGRSINSALQLSKRGGGVALLLSNIREHGAPIKKIENQSSGVIPIMKLLEDSFSYANQLGARQGAGAVYLHAHHPDIYRFLDTKRENADEKIRIKTLSLGVVIPDITFELAKANDDMYLFSPYDVERVYGVPFADVNVTDKYHEMVEDRRIRKTKIKAREFFQTLAELQFESGYPYIMFEDTVNRANPIDGKITHSNLCSEILQVSTPSTFNDDLSYAEVGKDISCNLGSLNIAKTMDSPDIGQTIETAIRGLTAVSDQTTITSVPSIEHGNNQSHAIGLGQMNLHGYLARERVFYGSEEGIDFTNIYFYTVLYHALRASNRIAAERGRAFTGFEKSKYASGEFFDKYTEKVWEPATQKVRDLFGQAGIAIPTQDDWRELKAAVQRDGIYNQNLQAVPPTGSISYINHSTSSIHPVAAKIEIRKEGKIGRVYYPAPYMTNDNLEYYQDAYEIGYEKIIDTYAAATQHVDQGLSLTLFFKDTATTRDVNKAQIYAWRKGIKTLYYIRLRQIALEGTEVENCVSCML
- the nrdI gene encoding class Ib ribonucleoside-diphosphate reductase assembly flavoprotein NrdI, with translation MAAESPLIVYFSSVSENTHRFVEKLDMRAVRIPVLDRTGVFRVDEPYVLVCPTYGGGKATGQPGGYVPKQVIRFLNDEHNRSSIRGVIAAGNTNFGEEFCYAGDVIARKCGVPYLYRFELMGTSDDVDRVRAGLAEFAQSPAFAASVSLSASPA
- a CDS encoding redoxin NrdH, which produces MSITVYTKPACVQCNATYKALDKQGLSYEIVDISEDAEARDYVMALGYLQAPVVVAGDAHWSGFRPDRIKALATAAA
- a CDS encoding NAD(P)H-dependent oxidoreductase translates to MSERVVELVALVGSLRTASVNRQLAHLAADNAPSGVSITVVDNLGSLPFYSEDIDIEEQLDPAVANLRQVVGAADGVLIATPEYNGTIPAALKNAIDWLSRPYGTGALTGKPVAVLSAALGQYGGAWTREDTRKSVGIAGGRAIAEADLGLQLAALPEAGLDSPEVVEKVVASVTRLVDEVAVSA
- a CDS encoding TetR/AcrR family transcriptional regulator; translation: MPNGPDHSPLHISLNSSGTERADAARNRRLLLAAAKNLIDHHGAAAVTMEAVAREAGVGKGTVFRRFGSRTGLMLALLDHSESEIQQAYLSGPEPLGPGAPPLDRLLAYGRARLKLTADHLDILLEAGAGAEDFMSHPVARTSTQHVQILLRQLGFDGALDFLALTVQAPLSASSVRYLLVDVGLDLETITHQWQDMVTALVTGHDRS
- the hpxO gene encoding FAD-dependent urate hydroxylase HpxO, translating into MKAVIIGAGMGGTSAGIALRQLGHEVEIYEQVTENRPVGAAISVWSNGVKCLNHLGLEAETAALGGIVDSMSYIDAFTGETMCRFSMAPLIDEVGQRPYPIARAELQLMLMNAFGHDEIRFGKKMVAVHDGPDGATVEFADGTTAQGDVVIAADGARSLARDHVLGHAVERRYAGYVNFNGLVPIDEDIGPATEWTTYVGDSRRVSVMPVAGNRFYFFFDVTMPEGVPFERGTAREVLAEEFAGWAPGVQKLIETLDPATTNRVEILDIDPFHTWVRGHVALLGDAAHNTTPDIGQGGCSAMEDAIALQFAFRDHPDDLHAALTTYEASRTERAADLVLRARKRCDVTHGKDPEATAAWYEELRSEDGTNVIRGIVGNIVGGPLT